A genomic window from Bacillus mesophilus includes:
- the spoVE gene encoding stage V sporulation protein E — translation MPTKKSTPDFLLVVLTLLLLAIGMIMVYSASAAWATYKFDGDSFFFAKRQLLFAGLGVIAMFFIMNIDYWTWRTWSKVVLIICFILLVLVLIPGVGLVRGGARSWIGVGAFSIQPSEFMKLAMIAFLAKYLSENQKKITSLRQGLLPSLALVFFAFGMIMLQPDLGTGTVMVGTCMVMIFVAGGRISHFVGLGLIGVAGFVGLILSAPYRIKRITSFLDPWQDPLGSGFQIIQSLYAIGPGGLLGLGLGKSRQKFFYLPEPQTDFIFAILAEELGFIGGSLVILLFALLLWRGVRIALGAPDLFGSFLAIGIISMIAIQVIINIGVVIGLMPVTGITLPFLSYGGSSLTLMLMAVGVLLNISRYARY, via the coding sequence TTGCCGACAAAGAAATCAACACCAGATTTTTTACTCGTAGTGCTTACACTATTACTCTTAGCCATAGGAATGATAATGGTTTACAGTGCAAGTGCTGCGTGGGCAACCTATAAATTTGATGGAGATTCCTTTTTCTTTGCAAAGAGGCAATTGCTTTTTGCAGGACTAGGAGTCATCGCCATGTTTTTTATTATGAATATTGATTATTGGACATGGCGAACATGGTCTAAAGTTGTCCTTATTATTTGTTTTATTTTATTAGTTTTAGTTTTGATACCAGGAGTAGGGTTAGTCCGTGGTGGGGCAAGAAGCTGGATCGGGGTTGGGGCATTCTCTATTCAACCGTCTGAATTTATGAAGTTGGCCATGATTGCGTTCCTAGCTAAATATTTATCTGAAAACCAAAAGAAGATCACTTCATTAAGGCAAGGACTACTACCATCGCTAGCCTTAGTATTCTTTGCATTTGGTATGATCATGCTTCAGCCTGATTTAGGAACTGGTACAGTTATGGTTGGAACATGTATGGTCATGATTTTTGTTGCTGGTGGTAGAATCAGCCATTTCGTTGGTCTTGGCCTTATTGGGGTAGCTGGATTTGTAGGCCTTATTCTATCAGCTCCATATCGAATTAAACGTATTACTTCGTTTTTAGATCCATGGCAGGATCCATTAGGTAGTGGGTTCCAAATCATTCAATCCCTCTACGCCATTGGACCTGGAGGATTGCTAGGGTTAGGACTAGGTAAAAGTCGACAGAAATTCTTTTATCTACCTGAGCCTCAAACTGATTTTATCTTTGCCATCTTAGCAGAGGAACTGGGCTTTATTGGAGGCTCTCTTGTTATTTTATTATTTGCCTTACTACTATGGCGTGGTGTTAGAATTGCACTTGGTGCTCCAGATTTATTCGGAAGCTTCCTAGCGATTGGTATCATTTCAATGATTGCTATACAGGTGATTATAAATATTGGGGTTGTCATCGGTCTCATGCCCGTTACAGGGATTACACTTCCTTTCCTAAGTTATGGAGGCTCGTCCTTAACCTTGATGCTCATGGCAGTTGGAGTTTTATTAAATATTAGTCGATATGCGAGATATTAG
- the mraY gene encoding phospho-N-acetylmuramoyl-pentapeptide-transferase has product MIEQVILITIIMAFLISVLLSPIFIPFLRRLKFGQSIREEGPQSHQKKSGTPTMGGLMILLATIVTTLIVTYQFSTPSIEVLLLLFVTIGYGILGFLDDYIKVAMKRNLGLTSKQKLVGQILIAIIFFIIFIQYDFSTVVGIPGTDLSFDLGWFYLVFIVFMLVGGSNAVNLTDGLDGLLAGTAAISFGAFAVLAWGQGQFNVAIFSVAVVGAVLGFLVFNAHPAKVFMGDTGSLALGGAIAAIAILTKLEILLVIIGGVFVLETLSVIIQVISFKTTGKRVFKMSPLHHHYELVGWSEWRVVVTFWTVGLLFAAIGIYIEVWM; this is encoded by the coding sequence ATGATAGAACAAGTAATATTAATCACCATTATCATGGCTTTTCTAATATCTGTTCTTCTATCTCCCATTTTTATTCCCTTTTTAAGAAGATTAAAATTTGGCCAAAGTATTAGGGAGGAGGGACCACAATCACATCAGAAGAAGTCAGGAACACCTACTATGGGTGGCTTGATGATTCTACTAGCAACAATTGTAACAACCTTGATTGTGACCTATCAATTCTCGACTCCATCTATTGAAGTACTTTTACTTTTGTTTGTGACAATTGGTTATGGAATTCTTGGCTTTTTAGATGACTATATTAAGGTAGCTATGAAGAGAAACTTGGGTTTAACTTCTAAACAGAAGTTAGTAGGCCAAATTCTGATTGCCATAATCTTCTTTATTATTTTTATTCAGTATGATTTTTCTACTGTTGTGGGAATTCCGGGAACAGATCTTTCATTTGATCTAGGTTGGTTTTACCTTGTATTTATTGTATTTATGCTAGTGGGTGGTTCTAATGCTGTTAACTTAACAGATGGGCTAGATGGATTACTTGCTGGAACGGCTGCTATTTCTTTTGGAGCCTTTGCAGTTCTTGCCTGGGGTCAGGGGCAATTTAATGTTGCAATCTTTTCGGTTGCAGTAGTCGGAGCTGTCCTAGGGTTCCTAGTATTTAATGCCCACCCAGCCAAAGTCTTCATGGGAGACACAGGCTCCTTAGCATTAGGTGGGGCAATTGCAGCTATTGCTATTCTAACAAAGCTTGAAATTCTCCTCGTTATTATTGGGGGAGTATTTGTTTTAGAAACTCTGTCGGTGATCATTCAGGTAATTTCGTTTAAAACAACAGGGAAAAGGGTCTTTAAGATGAGCCCTCTTCATCACCATTATGAATTAGTTGGGTGGTCGGAGTGGAGAGTGGTTGTCACTTTTTGGACTGTGGGTTTACTTTTCGCTGCTATTGGAATTTATATTGAGGTGTGGATGTAA
- the murB gene encoding UDP-N-acetylmuramate dehydrogenase translates to MEKLAKLLQEANVGKVVLGEALANHTTMKIGGPADLFVEPSSVEGLERTMKLVREQGVNWRAIGRGSNLLVSDQGIEGVVIKLGDGMDSLEVNGTEVVVEGGYPLIKLATVLSRKGLAGLEFAGGIPGSLGGAVYMNAGAHMSDMSKIVEKAYVLFEDGTFEWLTNEDLKFSYRTSVLQKERPGICVKAVLQLKEGQTEEIKSQLQKNKDYRRETQPWNFPCAGSIFRNPLPEYAGQLIEKAGLKGYQIGGAQVSEMHANFIVNKENATAADVLNLIQHIKSEIKEKFNVDMHTEIEIIGRK, encoded by the coding sequence ATGGAAAAATTAGCGAAACTACTTCAGGAAGCGAATGTAGGTAAAGTAGTGTTAGGTGAAGCCTTGGCGAATCACACAACGATGAAGATAGGTGGTCCAGCTGATTTATTTGTAGAACCATCTTCTGTTGAGGGATTAGAACGAACAATGAAACTAGTAAGAGAGCAGGGAGTTAATTGGAGAGCAATCGGTAGAGGCTCCAACCTTTTAGTTTCTGATCAGGGAATCGAGGGAGTCGTAATAAAGTTAGGGGACGGAATGGACTCCCTAGAAGTTAATGGTACAGAAGTAGTTGTTGAAGGGGGATATCCTTTAATAAAGCTAGCTACTGTTCTTTCCCGAAAAGGTTTAGCGGGCTTAGAGTTTGCTGGGGGAATACCAGGCTCATTAGGTGGAGCAGTTTATATGAATGCTGGTGCACATATGTCAGATATGTCAAAAATTGTTGAAAAGGCCTATGTTCTCTTTGAGGATGGTACATTTGAATGGCTTACAAATGAAGATTTAAAGTTTTCATATCGTACATCGGTTCTTCAAAAGGAGCGTCCCGGTATTTGTGTGAAGGCGGTACTGCAACTTAAAGAAGGCCAAACAGAGGAAATTAAATCGCAATTACAGAAAAACAAAGACTATCGTAGAGAAACACAGCCATGGAATTTCCCTTGTGCAGGTAGCATTTTTAGAAATCCGTTACCAGAGTATGCAGGTCAGTTGATTGAAAAAGCAGGATTAAAAGGCTACCAAATAGGTGGTGCTCAGGTTTCAGAAATGCATGCTAATTTCATCGTAAACAAAGAAAATGCGACGGCTGCTGATGTATTAAACTTAATTCAACATATAAAGAGTGAGATCAAAGAAAAATTTAATGTAGATATGCATACAGAAATTGAAATAATTGGTCGAAAATAA
- a CDS encoding cell division protein FtsQ/DivIB — translation MEKGKVLTLEDRIPKLKQQRRQKANRRLIFSVSIFFLLIISILYLQSPLSHIVNIEVTGNIHVPSEEIISLSGLSNRTSFWSVKADSVIKKIKKNQEIKEVNIERKFPNSVIISVTEMKRVAYAMNSGGIVPILENGTILEINEETMLQSDAPILMNWETGSTLQEMAGELAKLKPAITNSISEVHHTPQESDPYQITLYMNDGFEVRASITDFAKKMSAYPAIVNQLDPNLKGIIHMEVAYYFESYETMEQTQEKEEEVNEDESEG, via the coding sequence ATGGAGAAGGGGAAAGTACTTACACTTGAAGATCGTATACCAAAGTTAAAGCAGCAAAGAAGACAGAAAGCCAACCGCAGACTCATTTTCTCAGTGTCTATCTTTTTTCTTCTTATTATCAGCATCCTCTATCTTCAGTCTCCGCTTAGTCACATTGTTAATATCGAGGTAACAGGGAATATACACGTTCCCTCAGAAGAAATTATTAGTCTATCTGGCCTTTCAAATCGGACAAGCTTTTGGAGTGTAAAAGCTGATTCAGTTATTAAGAAGATTAAAAAAAATCAAGAGATCAAAGAAGTTAACATTGAACGAAAGTTTCCAAACAGTGTAATCATATCTGTAACTGAGATGAAAAGAGTAGCATACGCAATGAACAGTGGTGGTATTGTTCCAATATTAGAGAATGGAACCATTCTTGAGATTAATGAAGAAACAATGTTGCAGTCAGATGCCCCCATATTAATGAACTGGGAGACAGGTAGCACATTGCAAGAAATGGCTGGAGAACTAGCGAAGCTAAAACCAGCTATAACTAATTCAATTTCTGAGGTGCATCATACTCCGCAGGAATCAGATCCATACCAAATTACATTGTATATGAATGATGGCTTTGAGGTTCGGGCATCGATTACTGATTTTGCTAAAAAGATGAGTGCATATCCAGCAATCGTTAATCAACTAGATCCAAATTTAAAAGGGATTATTCATATGGAGGTTGCATACTACTTCGAGTCTTATGAAACGATGGAACAAACGCAGGAAAAAGAGGAAGAAGTGAACGAAGATGAAAGTGAAGGGTAA
- the murD gene encoding UDP-N-acetylmuramoyl-L-alanine--D-glutamate ligase — protein sequence MKNIQSYKDKQVLVLGLAKSGYAAAKLLQQLGANVVVNDIKPLEENESAQSLQSIGIRVICGEHPPELVHSSLAAIIKNPGIPYSNPLIQKAVELNIPVLTEIELAYQISEAPFIGITGSNGKTTTTTLIYEMLLTGRKNPIIAGNIGTVACEVVQTASPSDYVVTELSSFQLLGVQTFRPKISVFLNLFEAHLDYHGTKKEYGKAKSNIFMNQTEDDYLVLNADDLEVQTLATTCKARKILFSSKQAIPSGASVIDGFISYCEEKVMKVEEIALPGQHNLENILAAVSVAKLIGIENDAISHVLKTFTGVKHRLQFVTSIQDRLFYNDSKATNILATSKALSSFTQPTILLAGGLDRGNEFDDLKPYLKHVKALVTFGETAEKLIRIAKEVGIKSIEHVDNVEHAVPVAYKLSQPNDVVLLSPACASWDQYKTFEVRGDIFVEAVHRLK from the coding sequence TTGAAAAATATACAATCTTATAAAGATAAACAAGTATTAGTGCTGGGCTTAGCCAAAAGTGGCTATGCCGCAGCGAAGCTCCTACAACAGTTAGGAGCTAACGTAGTGGTGAACGACATAAAACCTTTAGAGGAAAATGAATCAGCCCAATCCTTACAATCGATAGGGATTAGGGTTATTTGTGGTGAACATCCGCCAGAGCTAGTACATTCATCTCTTGCTGCGATCATAAAAAACCCAGGAATACCTTATTCAAACCCTCTCATCCAAAAAGCGGTTGAACTAAATATTCCGGTTCTAACTGAGATCGAATTAGCGTATCAGATCTCCGAAGCACCTTTTATTGGGATCACTGGGTCTAATGGTAAGACAACAACGACCACACTTATTTATGAAATGTTGCTAACAGGTAGAAAGAACCCTATTATTGCAGGGAATATCGGTACAGTTGCGTGTGAAGTCGTTCAAACAGCTTCACCGAGTGATTATGTTGTTACCGAGCTTTCATCCTTTCAATTGCTTGGTGTTCAAACTTTTCGTCCTAAAATTTCCGTGTTTTTAAATTTGTTTGAAGCTCATTTAGATTATCACGGTACAAAAAAGGAATATGGTAAAGCTAAATCAAATATTTTTATGAACCAGACTGAAGATGATTACTTAGTCCTAAATGCAGATGATTTAGAGGTTCAAACACTTGCAACAACATGTAAAGCAAGGAAGATCTTATTCTCTTCAAAGCAGGCTATCCCAAGTGGTGCATCAGTTATTGATGGTTTTATCAGTTATTGCGAGGAGAAAGTAATGAAAGTAGAGGAGATTGCTCTCCCAGGTCAACACAACTTGGAAAATATCTTAGCCGCAGTCTCAGTAGCTAAGCTAATTGGAATCGAAAATGATGCAATCAGTCATGTGTTAAAAACATTTACTGGAGTAAAGCATCGTTTACAATTTGTTACATCTATTCAGGACAGATTATTCTATAATGATTCAAAAGCAACCAATATTTTAGCTACTAGTAAGGCATTATCATCGTTTACCCAACCTACCATCCTTTTAGCGGGTGGACTTGATCGTGGAAATGAATTCGATGACTTAAAACCGTACCTTAAACATGTAAAAGCACTCGTTACTTTTGGTGAGACAGCTGAAAAATTAATAAGAATTGCAAAAGAAGTAGGGATTAAATCGATAGAACATGTCGATAATGTGGAACATGCAGTGCCTGTCGCTTACAAATTATCACAACCAAATGATGTAGTTTTATTGTCACCTGCTTGTGCAAGCTGGGATCAATATAAAACATTTGAAGTAAGAGGTGACATTTTTGTGGAGGCAGTGCATAGACTGAAGTAA
- the murG gene encoding undecaprenyldiphospho-muramoylpentapeptide beta-N-acetylglucosaminyltransferase, which produces MKVLISGGGTGGHIYPALALIKEIKKQEPSASFLYMGTELGLENKIISQEEDIPFKAIHITGFKRKVSIENIKTIYRFLKGVHESKKVIKSFRPDIVIGTGGYVCGPVVYAAAKLKVPTVIHEQNSVPGLTNKFLSRYVDQIAICFKEALPFFPSNKVKLTGNPRASEVIQNQGVDKEMLGLNPNKKTVLIVGGSRGARPINDTCIAALPQFKQQKYEVLYITGEIHYDKVKEEIEREGNPTNIIVKPFLHNMPDYLQNVDLIVARAGATTLAEITALGVPSILIPSPYVTNNHQEKNAASLEKNGAAVLLRESELSGETLLHEIHGIVGNEAKWKEMKGNAIELGIPDAADKLYQLIKKHTK; this is translated from the coding sequence ATGAAGGTTCTTATAAGTGGTGGAGGTACAGGAGGACATATCTATCCTGCACTCGCATTAATTAAAGAGATAAAAAAACAGGAGCCGAGCGCTTCTTTTTTATATATGGGTACAGAATTGGGATTAGAAAATAAAATCATAAGTCAAGAAGAAGACATTCCCTTTAAAGCTATTCATATCACAGGCTTTAAAAGGAAAGTTTCGATTGAAAATATAAAAACCATCTACCGCTTTTTAAAAGGTGTCCATGAAAGTAAAAAAGTTATTAAAAGTTTTAGACCAGATATTGTGATCGGAACTGGTGGGTATGTTTGTGGACCTGTAGTATATGCAGCAGCCAAACTAAAGGTTCCAACTGTCATACATGAGCAAAATAGTGTCCCTGGTTTAACAAATAAGTTTTTAAGTAGATACGTTGATCAGATTGCAATTTGCTTTAAGGAAGCTCTACCCTTTTTCCCTTCAAATAAGGTAAAATTAACAGGTAACCCTAGAGCTTCTGAAGTGATTCAGAATCAAGGTGTTGATAAAGAAATGCTTGGTTTGAATCCAAATAAAAAAACCGTCCTTATTGTAGGAGGAAGTAGAGGGGCAAGACCGATTAATGATACTTGCATTGCCGCACTTCCACAATTTAAACAACAAAAATATGAAGTTTTATATATTACTGGAGAAATACACTATGATAAAGTAAAAGAAGAGATTGAAAGAGAGGGTAACCCAACGAATATTATTGTAAAACCTTTTTTACATAATATGCCGGATTACCTTCAAAATGTTGATCTAATTGTCGCAAGAGCAGGAGCTACAACTTTGGCAGAAATCACTGCTTTGGGTGTCCCGAGTATATTAATACCAAGTCCCTATGTGACAAATAATCATCAAGAAAAGAATGCTGCTTCTTTAGAAAAAAATGGTGCCGCGGTATTACTTAGAGAATCTGAATTATCAGGTGAAACACTCCTTCATGAGATTCATGGTATAGTTGGAAATGAAGCAAAATGGAAAGAAATGAAGGGAAATGCCATTGAGCTAGGGATTCCTGATGCAGCAGATAAGCTATATCAACTAATTAAAAAACATACAAAATAA